The genomic segment AAATGGCATGCCTATGCAGTTCTCTTAACTCGTGAAGGCATGCGACTGAGAGTTCAGTTGGACTTGTTCAATCGATATAATGCTCAATTAATGACACAATTAATTATAAACAAGTGAACTTGGATGTGTTTTGTCagatacacccttctacaggggtatatgagagtaggatactctctttagtatataataatattatgaactcttggttttagtgatttacaagcaatgtcacacacatgatcaatcatgctgtctgagtggaagtgtttttgtaacattccttacgTAACTGTTCTGAATAGCTGTCTAACCAGGAGTTTtaatattatatactcttgattcTGCTGATCACTATATACCTCATTTTCACTTTGGCCCAAGGCTAACTTTGAGCACACACAACCATCCTAGAAAACTCATAATCACTATGTCTACACAATGATTATGACCGGCATTCACTACACCATAGACCCTCCATCATCATTAGAAAATCATACACATATCACTTGGTTTAAAGGAAACACTGGACAACTTAGATCATAGGGATGACCCAAAGAAGAAACTCACACTGCTAAGAGAACTCACATTGCTCAGAGAACTTGAACAACTTATTGAACTAACTTGAGTTATAAGGAACTCACATTAACCAGAGAGCTCACTTCAATTGGAGAGCTCACATCACTCAAAGagtagagttgtaccgataatTACACTGTAGCTGTTTTTAGTTACCATAATCAGAAAttggttgtaatgggctgtggccagcagattattagtctattcagcttcaacAGCTGCAGcaccactggagggctggtgtaCATCAAAGGGCTGGTATAcgtcaaaggctctggtatgtacttaggtaatttgtttatgttttgtggtaaccactaagataaacagtgatggttcaggccctagcccacttgtctgactagcaactttgagttgaGGTATTGTACAATTTCACAGCATTGGCTAtactagctctacttttagtggagtatgcacaAGTATAACCTATAGAGACCTACAATTGGGTATCGGTTAACTATTGGTAAAACAGGGCaaaaatatatcggatatcAGTTTTTCTggaatcggtacaactctaTCAAAGAGCTCacttcagtggcgtagctagcccTGAAGGATTAGTTGGGCACAGCTAGATtttaggtgaagaccaaaaaaaaaaaaaaaaaaaaaaaggttgacACCTTATTGCTAGGGgcatctgggggcatgcccccaaggaAATTGTTTTAAGTCAAACCCTCTAAAGTTGAATTTTAGAGCAATTTAAGCAGTTGATCATTTATTATCATGCTAATAATGCTTGACtcttgtattagagtgactgctctattagggcatTTCGATCGCGCTTGAATAGTTTCTGCAAATTGAGTTGGTAGGGCACTAAAgctgattggttgggcctgtgTCCTACCAGTCCccaccttagctacgcctctggagAACTTAtgtcactcacagaactcacatatcaagaagtttgtgcacatttgctatacttttgtcgATGACAAAAttccagctggaacaggcatagtgtccaatacatttcgattgaaaaaccattaaaactttaaattaattatcgtgtaccgCTTACCTCGAGTTTGTTTAGTAACCTTCCGAATTTGATACGTGTAGTgcaactctctgcgagtacaatggtaccaaaagaagtccaattcacggaaatttaggtgcatcaaaatggcctaaaccgacctggtgtagcaaatttccctaCATATTTTGTATTGGGCGTTTcgggccaattttttttttgggcccacttctgacttagaaaacTTTTTCTCATttggtgaacttaccgtttttgtttgttttacgtaaAGTCACATTACTCAGGGGGTTGGTGAATCTCGGGGACAAAACCCTTGAATCAACCCAGCTGGCATGGGTTCCTGGGGGTTCTTCTTCTCAAGTGATGTAGCGAAGTCAAGGGGCGAATTATACAGGCAGCTAGTTTTACTAGGTGAAGATTTCCTTTGCCATCTCACAACACACGAGATGACTGAAACAGATTCGCCATGGGCTCACCGCTGAACTTGCTGGGAGTGGAGGAAATGAAGGCTATAAGAACATGAAATAGTGAACACCGAATATATCCGGCTATATGATCTACCGTACTCAGAACGTTTATCAATATTAGGTTTGCCATCCCTGCAGTATCGTCGCTTACGAGGTGACATGATTCTTATTTATCGAATGATTTATAATGACATTGGACTCGAGCTATCTGACTTCTTTTCTACCAATACATGCAGTTCTACCAGGGGCCACACAAACAAATTTTTTAAACCACGTGCTGTCACCCGGCCAAGATCAAACTTTTTTGCAGTAAGGAGCATTAATgtatggaacaatttaccagagAATGTGATTGCAGCCCAATCTATCAACAGTTTTAAAAACCTACTGGATCAACACTTCTCACAAATGTTTACTATCAATCATGACTGGTAGCTAATTTAAATtatgtttgattttattttgctAGCTATAGAATAGGATCATATACAGGCATTGCCTATGTATCCTAAATCACTAATACTAATATGGTATGATAGTGTAAACTGCAATTGTTGGTTAGTTGGATTTCCTGAGACTACACGAGTAGCTATCTTCATTTGATATGCCAGTATGTCAGTCATTCAGTGTCCAGTTCAGTCGAGGGTTCAGCTTGGTGACCCCACAAAAAGCACAGCTAAGTTTGCATCATTTACTCAGGTGAACTGGCAGGGAAGCACTCATTTTTGTGGGCCCACTTCTGAGTTAGAAAATTTTTACGTTTTGTGAATTTACCGTtaaattttgtttgttttatggaagtcacattgttcaggcatagattatatattctccacctagggaatatataatctatggcttgCCATTTTCTAATCCTTTTAGTGTGCACATGCAGTACTAGTTTCAGTAGTAGGTGTTCTAGAAGCAGTTCCGTTGGGAgctataacataattataccatTATTCCATTGTAATCCGATACTATAGTGCTGCTGTGGTGAAGCTTTATGTTTACTAAAGGAgattggtcatgcatcataGCCCTGGGCATGTCTAtgcttgtattactgtatgttagaGTGGTGCTGCTAATCACgtatttgaataattgttatgtggttggcatatttgatgaCACAATGTGTGTTAATATTGCTCATTGTTTCAAATTGTCACAGGAATGCACTGATATAGAGCAGATTACTCAGGAGACACTGGAACTGAAGGCAAAGACCTGCTTCAAGGTAGGCATCCTGACGACACAGCTGAAAGAGGAGCTAAGGAACGAGACAGGTATCACCAAATAGCTGAGCTTAACCTTGCAGTGTAAGGGGGTGGGGTTAGACTGATGATAGTCATGCGAGACAGAGATAGTATTTAGTGGttttctacaatgttgcaaaACAACTTGCTAATCTCAAAAACATTGTTGCTCCCAGAGCATCCTGCTACCGATAACCCTAATGTGTAAATAGTCATTAGGGGGAGAGTAGTAAAGCTGTTACTAGTCGGTGGAACATTTCTTGAGACTTGTAGCGGTGTGAAGTTGTTTTTATTGTTGTCGTTGTACAGGGGAATGTGTCACTGAAGGAACAAGAAGAAGTAGCAAGTTAGTAAGTGAAGAAGCCAGTGAGTATAATCTGTTATTGTTTGGTTGGTCTCACTACAGTGTAGTGTATGGCAAACGGACATTGATTTTGGGTCAAAATTTGTGGACTTTTTAAGTGGGTGGTTACGTTATGCAAGTCACACTTTGTTTACCACAAGGCTACACTGTATGTGAGGAGGGAGAGGTGCACAAACAACAGACAGCAGTGAAAGTGGTCATCACACAAGGGGACACAGATAAGAAGGTGTGtactctgttgtcatgtgacatcacatgagcttatatgacatcatcacagGAGCTAGAAGACAAGATCCATCTGCTACAATAACTGGAAGAAGCTCAAAAGAAAATGGTAATTAGCATTGACGTCTTTAAACTTCGAGCTATTCTGATTGGTTGTTAGGAAGTGAGAGCTAGTCAGGTACAACAGATGATGACTTGAATTAGACAACAAAAAGAGGTGCGTGATCTTATCATTTCTGTGTGATACAGTGGAGCTTCTCTTCCTTTGTGCTGGTGTAAACTATAAAGTATAATTAGTCTCACGCATATCTTGTATAGAGGGGTTCTGCTGTAGTGTTTTGGATGTTGTGTGGCTGTAATATAATGAGTGAACCCACTATGACAATTACGGTCATGTCACTAGGCCAAGAGTTGTAAGACCACTTCAATATAGTGACCTTGTCAAGtatataggtcccaaacacaactgagatgtacttcatgacccaTTTATAACACCACCTCAATATACAGTCCGTGTCAAGTAATAGGTCCCAATTGGTGTCTAACTTGGTCCGTTGTTGGGACATGAAAACTCATGTACTGTATTGATGACCACTCCTATGATATGTTTATTGTGGCAGCAGTTGGTTTGTTAGTAGTGCTATTTGGGAAGGCTATGATAAAAAGAATTTTTTTGTGGGTGTTTTCAACTATACTATAAGCTAACAAAGCCATTGTCTAGCAAATCATTTTGTGCAGCATATCAATACTGTTGCAACTGCTGTGACAAATCGCATGGTACAAAATAAAGGTGATATGTGGGAACCGTTACTTGTGTATTATCTTgtgaggtcatgtgatcttgtcaCAGGTGTTGACTGTGGTATTTCATAATGAGATGAATTGTATGGCACTATCACCATGATGACAACTTCAGAGATACTGGTATGATAAGTTgtgtgattttttcacacaatcaTTTGTGCCACTCCGTTGTTAGGCAAGGCTAGCATTACTGTGGACACCTCAACTAGTCCAACACGAAATGTAGCTACCCTGATTTATGTGACATGTTGCCATAGTGATAGCTGTTACAACACAAGGTTTGCATGACAACAGCATACTACTGTATCACATTTCCGCCATCGTAACAGGCCTACCAAATTATCATAATTGAAGCCTTACTACAGAGCCCAGTGGGAGTGGTGGCACGGACCATAAAGGTGGgtgtggtgatgtgttgttaccatcttggtgtgtgttgtgaggGCCATGTACTTCTCCAGCCTCAGAATGGCTGTGTTGTCAAGGGGATAAGTGAAGCATTTATTGACTATAACAAAGTGTCCACCCACATGATCAAAGCTGCTGCAGAACAGGTGAGCACCAACCTAACCACATTCACACAACTATTATTGTTGCCATGGTTACACAAAAGAGCATCATCACAAACtataattgtgatgttaccgTCTTAAAGAGTTCTACTtcatcagtgaagaaaactAATGACACCATGGCAACCAGTGGCATGTACAAGTGAGCAcatgctacagtatgtaaccaGTCATGTCCATTTAACTGTCTGTCATCACAGGACTAATCTTGACTACTGACATTCAAGAAACACCTCAGATCATTATTTAACACAATATTTAAATTTGAGTCAGTgtacaatacataatattatattgtaagaaatgtcaTCCTTGTAAGTATAACAAAACatgcaacacaaacacatggatCACTTGTGCATGTCATCATTGGGATTAAATAATCCGTCCTGTACAAGATACATAAAGGTTCACTATCCGTCCATCATCATCCTTATAAACTTATCAGTCACCTTAAGTTCATTAATCCACCAGTCTGTAACAGAATTTCATAGCTGGGAACTTCAATTCTCTGTTGGAAACAAGTGAcagtaaatagaaaattttggcTTAGATAGCAAGGAGGGTGCACCATTAATCATCATTGTCAAGCGATTAACAAACCAATCTGATATggtagtataatatatatatataggcccTTCCTCTAACAATTTGTTCTTCGGATTCATTATAAAGTGACAGTGTGATAGTTCAATCAATTGTTGACATCACATAAACAGGAATATATATAATGCCACTGTGAGTAAACTGCAAATGTTGAATGGGGAAATTTGCATGGATAACTGCCAATCTgtgaaattaaattttgtgaaaCCCCACCCCCCTGTAAAACCCTGCTCTATAGCAATGGCATGCACACATTAGCAGTGACAACTAGGTGTGATGAGAACAGGTACAGTTATGTCATACTAGATATGTATATGTAAATGCCACATACATGTTGTATGTTATCACACTTAATGAACATTGTCAAATGAACGCTACACAGTTGCATTACAAGAACATACCCCACAGTCAGACGATGTACTTTTTGCAAATAAGCAAAAAATACACAACAGCAATCTTTTTGTACTGGAACCAGTACTTTCTGATGATGCCTATACAGGTATTGATGATGATGTATTATTACAAATACTCTNNNNNNNNNNNNNNNNNNNNNNNNNNNNNNNNNNNNNNNNNNNNNNNNNNNNNNNNNNNNNNNNNNNNNNNNNNNNNNNNNNNNNNNNNNNNNNNNNNNNNNNNNNNNNNNNNNNNNNNNNNNNNNNNNNNNNNNNNNNNNNNNNNNNNNNNNNNNNNNNNNNNNNNNNNNNNNNNNNNNNNNNNNNNNNNNNNNNNNNNAACACAAGGTTTGCATGACAACAGCATACTACTGTATCACATTTCCGCCATCGTAACAGGCCTACCAAATTATCATAATTGAAGCCTTACTAGAGAGCCCAGTGGGAGTGGTGGCACGGACCATAAAGGTGGgtgtggtgatgtgttgttaccatcttggtgtgtgttgtgaggGCCATGTACTTCTCCAGCCTCAGAATGGCTGTGTTGTCAAGGGGATAAGTGAAGCGCTTATTGACTATAACAAAGCGTCCACCCACATGATCAAAGCTGCTGCAGAACAGGTGAGCACCAACCTAACCACATTCACACAACTATTATTGTTGCCATGGTTACACAAAAGAGCATCATCACAAACtacaattgtgatgttaccgtCTTAAAGAGTTCTACTTCATCAGTGAAGAAAATTAATGACACCATGGCAACCAGTGGCATGTACAAGTGAGCACGtgctacagtatgtaaccaGTCATGTCCATTTATCTGTCTGTCTTTCCGTCCATCACAGGACAAACCTATACCGAGTCTACTGGCATTCAAGAAACACCTCAGATCATTATTTAACACAATATTTAAATTTGAGTCAGTgtacaatacataatattatattgtaagaaatgtcaTCCTTGTAAGTATAACAAAACATGCAACACAAGCACATGGATCACTTGTGCATGTCATCATTGGGATTAAATAATCCGTCCTGTACAAGATACATAAAGGTTCACTATCCGTCCATCATCATCCTTATAAACATATCAGTCACCTTAAGTTCATTAATCCACCAGTCTGTAACAGAATTTCATAGCTGGGAACTTCAATTCTCTGTTGGAAACAAGTGAcagtaaatagaaaattttggcTTAGATAGCAAGGAGGGTGCACCATTAATCATCATTGTCAAGCCGATTAACAAACCAATCTGATATggtagtataatatatatatataggcccTTCCTCTAACGATTTGTTCTTCGGATTCATTATAAAGTGACAGTGTGATAGTTCAATCAATTGTTGACATCACATAAACAGGAATATATATAATGCCACTGTGAGTAAACTGCAAATGTTGAATGGGGAAATTTGCATGGATAACTGCCAATCTgtgaaattaaattttgtgaaaCCCCACCCCCCTGTAAAACCCTGCTCTATAGCAATGGCATGCACACATTAGCAGTGACAACTAGGTGTGATGAGAACAGGTACAGTTATGTCATACTAGATATGTATATGTAAATGCCACATACATGTTGTATGTTATCACACTTAATGAACATTGTCAAATGAACGCTACACAGTTGCATTACAAGAACATACCCCACAGTCAGACGATGTACTTTTTGCAAATAAGCAAAAATACACAACAGCAATCTTTTTGTACTGGAACCAGTACTTTCTGATGATGCCTATACAGGTATTGATGATGATGTATTATTACAAATACTCTTACTATCCACTTGAGGATCTTATCTGGTGAGTGttctcatagatagtatatgtatataactaaGACTTGTGAAGTGTGTTTCTTGAATGTCAGTAGTCAAGATTAGTCCTGTGATGACAGACAGTTAAATGGACATGACtggttacatactgtagcatgTGCTCACTTGTACATGCCACTGGTTGCCATGGTGTCATTagttttcttcactgatgaAGTAGAACTCTTTAAGAcggtaacatcacaattataGTTTGTGATGATGCTCTTTTGTGTAACCATGGCAACAATAATAGTTGTGTGAATGT from the Dysidea avara chromosome 13, odDysAvar1.4, whole genome shotgun sequence genome contains:
- the LOC136242998 gene encoding uncharacterized protein isoform X9; translation: MFTKGDWSCIIALGMSMLVLLYVRVVLLITYLNNCYVVGIFDDTMCVNIAHCFKLSQECTDIEQITQETLELKAKTCFKGNVSLKEQEEVAM
- the LOC136242998 gene encoding uncharacterized protein isoform X1 — encoded protein: MFTKGDWSCIIALGMSMLVLLYVRVVLLITYLNNCYVVGIFDDTMCVNIAHCFKLSQECTDIEQITQETLELKAKTCFKVGILTTQLKEELRNETGECVTEGTRRSSKLVSEEASYTVCEEGEVHKQQTAVKVVITQGDTDKKELEDKIHLLQ
- the LOC136242998 gene encoding uncharacterized protein isoform X3, with the translated sequence MFTKGDWSCIIALGMSMLVLLYVRVVLLITYLNNCYVVGIFDDTMCVNIAHCFKLSQECTDIEQITQETLELKAKTCFKGNVSLKEQEEVASYTVCEEGEVHKQQTAVKVVITQGDTDKKELEDKIHLLQ
- the LOC136242998 gene encoding uncharacterized protein isoform X4; translated protein: MSVIQCPVQSRVQLGDPTKSTAKFASFTQECTDIEQITQETLELKAKTCFKVGILTTQLKEELRNETGECVTEGTRRSSKLVSEEASYTVCEEGEVHKQQTAVKVVITQGDTDKKELEDKIHLLQ
- the LOC136242998 gene encoding uncharacterized protein isoform X5; amino-acid sequence: MILIYRMIYNDIGLELSDFFSTNTCSSTRGHTNKFFKPRAVTRPRSNFFAECTDIEQITQETLELKAKTCFKGNVSLKEQEEVASYTVCEEGEVHKQQTAVKVVITQGDTDKKELEDKIHLLQ
- the LOC136242998 gene encoding uncharacterized protein isoform X8 → MSVIQCPVQSRVQLGDPTKSTAKFASFTQECTDIEQITQETLELKAKTCFKGNVSLKEQEEVASYTVCEEGEVHKQQTAVKVVITQGDTDKKELEDKIHLLQ
- the LOC136242998 gene encoding uncharacterized protein isoform X2; translated protein: MILIYRMIYNDIGLELSDFFSTNTCSSTRGHTNKFFKPRAVTRPRSNFFAECTDIEQITQETLELKAKTCFKVGILTTQLKEELRNETGECVTEGTRRSSKLVSEEASYTVCEEGEVHKQQTAVKVVITQGDTDKKELEDKIHLLQ
- the LOC136242998 gene encoding uncharacterized protein isoform X7, which translates into the protein MILIYRMIYNDIGLELSDFFSTNTCSSTRGHTNKFFKPRAVTRPRSNFFAECTDIEQITQETLELKAKTCFKGNVSLKEQEEVASYVVYGKRTLILGQNLWTF
- the LOC136242998 gene encoding uncharacterized protein isoform X6; translated protein: MFTKGDWSCIIALGMSMLVLLYVRVVLLITYLNNCYVVGIFDDTMCVNIAHCFKLSQECTDIEQITQETLELKAKTCFKVGILTTQLKEELRNETGECVTEGTRRSSKLVSEEAM